From Spirosoma aerolatum, one genomic window encodes:
- the porL gene encoding type IX secretion system motor protein PorL/GldL — MAAAKSVNFFWDRLVPTIYSAGAAVVIAGAWAKITHNEQFGWLLTAGLLTEVVIFVLYAIQSFTNPATASSEYAWERVYPELADDFKGEARKPTPQANGLTANMDQMLAQAKVTPDVFEKLGSGFRNLNDTVSKLSDLTEATVATNDYARNVKSASSSISEMNKSYGTAITAMNSMADATTDAKDYRDQFQKVTKNMGALNAVYELELQDTSKHLKAMNAFYGSLTAAMENMSDASRDTQQFKNELAKLTGNLASLNNVYGSMLTAMRGN, encoded by the coding sequence ATGGCAGCAGCAAAGTCAGTAAATTTCTTTTGGGATCGTTTAGTACCAACCATTTATAGTGCCGGTGCCGCCGTCGTTATTGCCGGGGCATGGGCTAAAATTACCCACAACGAACAATTTGGCTGGTTATTAACAGCCGGTCTTCTTACCGAAGTTGTCATCTTTGTTCTTTACGCAATTCAGAGCTTTACCAACCCAGCAACGGCCTCAAGTGAGTATGCTTGGGAACGCGTGTATCCTGAACTAGCCGACGATTTTAAGGGGGAAGCCCGTAAGCCAACTCCACAAGCCAACGGTCTGACAGCTAATATGGACCAAATGCTAGCCCAGGCTAAAGTGACGCCCGACGTATTTGAGAAGTTGGGTTCTGGTTTCCGTAACCTGAATGATACCGTATCGAAACTATCTGATCTGACCGAGGCAACAGTAGCAACCAACGACTACGCTCGTAACGTGAAGTCGGCTTCGAGTTCAATCAGTGAGATGAACAAATCTTATGGCACGGCGATCACGGCCATGAATTCGATGGCCGATGCTACCACCGATGCGAAGGATTACCGCGATCAGTTCCAGAAGGTAACTAAAAATATGGGCGCACTTAATGCTGTTTACGAACTGGAATTGCAGGATACCAGCAAACACCTGAAAGCTATGAATGCTTTCTACGGTAGTCTGACAGCAGCTATGGAAAATATGAGTGATGCCAGCCGCGATACACAGCAATTCAAAAATGAACTCGCCAAACTTACCGGCAATCTGGCTTCGCTGAATAACGTATATGGCAGCATGCTGACCGCTATGCGTGGCAACTAA
- the uvrC gene encoding excinuclease ABC subunit UvrC, which produces MAEFDYKHELAKVPHEPGVYRYFDATGEVIYVGKAKDLKNRVSSYFTNSKGHDRKTLRLVSQIRKIEFTIVHTEFDALLLENQLIKRYQPKYNILLRDDKTYPFVCVTNEHFPRVLTTRQIDRKLGTYYGPFANLKPMYTVLDMFSQLFTIRTCNYNLAPENIAAGKYKVCLEYHIGNCKGPCEGRQNEADYDKDIEQIHHILKGNLKPAQEYFKGQMLEAASELAFEQAQKYKEKIDVLQRFQSKSTVVNPKIADADVFSIASDEVSAYVNFMKVVNGTIVQTHTVEVKKKLDETDPDLLAMMIVEFREQYGSQAKEIITNIPLDVDLKAETTVPQIGDKKKLLDMSLKNVLYFRRERQERMAAEATANASKKDRVLIRLKQDLQLKTIPNRIECFDNSNIQGTNPVSAMVCFIGGKPANREYRHFSIKTVVGPNDFASMYEVVTRRYSRVLTEGTDMPDLIVIDGGKGQLSAACDALKAMDLYGKVPIIGIAKRLEEIYFPEDNLPLYIDKKSESLKLIQRIRDEAHRFAITYHRDKRSRNSLISELENVEGIGKKTAAKLLKHFKGVKKIREASFEEVAEIVGKDRAQKLKEYFEAIEQ; this is translated from the coding sequence ATGGCTGAATTCGATTATAAGCATGAATTAGCTAAAGTACCGCACGAACCCGGTGTGTATCGGTATTTCGATGCCACGGGCGAGGTTATTTATGTAGGAAAGGCTAAAGATTTAAAAAACCGCGTCAGTAGTTATTTTACGAACTCAAAAGGGCATGACCGCAAAACCCTGCGCCTGGTCAGCCAAATTCGGAAAATCGAATTTACTATCGTTCACACCGAATTTGACGCATTGCTGCTCGAAAATCAGCTTATCAAACGCTACCAGCCCAAGTATAATATCCTACTGCGTGATGATAAAACTTACCCGTTCGTCTGTGTAACCAATGAGCACTTTCCGCGTGTACTGACAACCCGACAGATTGATCGGAAACTAGGCACCTATTATGGCCCTTTTGCCAATCTGAAGCCGATGTATACGGTACTGGATATGTTCAGCCAACTATTTACGATTCGTACCTGCAACTACAATCTGGCTCCCGAAAACATTGCAGCAGGCAAATACAAAGTCTGTCTGGAGTATCATATCGGCAATTGTAAAGGTCCATGCGAAGGCCGACAAAACGAGGCCGATTACGATAAAGACATAGAGCAGATTCATCATATTCTGAAAGGGAATCTAAAACCGGCCCAGGAGTATTTTAAAGGCCAGATGCTGGAAGCAGCTAGTGAACTGGCATTTGAGCAAGCCCAGAAATACAAGGAGAAAATAGATGTGTTACAGCGGTTTCAGAGTAAATCAACCGTTGTCAATCCGAAAATTGCCGATGCTGATGTATTTTCAATAGCTTCCGATGAAGTATCGGCCTATGTAAATTTCATGAAGGTGGTCAATGGAACCATCGTGCAAACCCATACGGTAGAGGTCAAGAAAAAACTGGACGAGACAGACCCTGATCTGCTGGCGATGATGATTGTGGAATTTCGGGAACAGTATGGTAGCCAAGCAAAAGAAATTATTACGAATATCCCGCTAGATGTCGATTTAAAAGCAGAAACAACTGTCCCGCAGATTGGCGATAAGAAAAAGCTGTTGGACATGTCGCTGAAAAACGTACTGTATTTCCGACGCGAACGGCAGGAACGGATGGCAGCCGAGGCCACAGCGAACGCCAGTAAAAAAGATCGGGTTCTGATTCGACTCAAGCAGGATTTACAGTTGAAAACCATTCCAAACCGAATCGAATGTTTCGATAACTCGAATATTCAGGGAACAAATCCTGTTTCGGCGATGGTCTGTTTTATTGGGGGCAAGCCAGCCAATCGGGAGTATCGGCATTTCTCCATAAAAACCGTGGTCGGCCCGAACGATTTTGCCAGTATGTATGAGGTCGTCACACGTCGATATAGCCGTGTTCTGACCGAAGGTACTGATATGCCCGATCTAATCGTTATTGACGGTGGCAAGGGGCAATTGAGTGCGGCCTGCGATGCGTTGAAAGCAATGGATTTATACGGCAAAGTGCCTATAATTGGCATTGCCAAGCGGCTGGAGGAGATTTATTTTCCTGAAGATAACCTACCGCTTTATATCGACAAAAAATCTGAATCTCTCAAACTGATCCAGCGTATCCGCGACGAAGCCCACCGATTTGCCATCACCTACCATCGGGATAAACGCAGCCGGAATAGCCTTATCAGCGAGTTGGAAAATGTAGAAGGCATTGGTAAAAAGACAGCGGCTAAACTGCTGAAGCATTTTAAAGGCGTCAAAAAAATCCGGGAAGCGAGTTTTGAGGAAGTCGCCGAAATCGTTGGAAAAGATCGTGCACAAAAACTGAAAGAATATTTTGAAGCCATTGAGCAGTAA
- the porK gene encoding T9SS ring complex lipoprotein PorK/GldK, whose amino-acid sequence MMKYNTVNATRMVMVAAVVLLMQGCGFLKSKFSKGGKGGEVGVTNGEITATGRKGWKQPTPYGMVLIPSGSFIMGQADEDVAATQINMNRQVTISSFYMDDAEISNHEYRQYINALLADSVSTLGEEEIMSKFYPDTTVWKNDFTYHNGDPMLEHYYAHPAFDTYPVVGVSWIAANHFCKWRTNMLDDYRTKEGGYKSFGFRLPSEAEWEWAARGGKNGAKYPWGNPYVANGKGCYLANFKPQRGNFDADGYPYTAPATAYSPNDYGLYNMAGNVAEWCRDAYAENTNAIVWDMNPDNQNADEPRKVVRGGSWKDIAYYLETGTRYYEYEDQKRSYIGFRCIMDNLEGRTASARGSRLGGSSKSKSSKKSASKKV is encoded by the coding sequence ATGATGAAGTATAATACAGTCAACGCAACCCGGATGGTGATGGTCGCAGCAGTCGTACTGCTAATGCAAGGTTGTGGCTTCCTGAAATCAAAATTTAGTAAAGGTGGCAAAGGAGGAGAAGTTGGCGTTACCAACGGAGAAATTACGGCTACGGGCCGTAAAGGCTGGAAGCAGCCAACTCCCTATGGTATGGTGCTGATTCCTTCGGGTTCGTTTATCATGGGGCAGGCCGATGAAGATGTAGCGGCAACCCAGATCAACATGAACCGTCAGGTAACGATCAGTTCGTTTTATATGGACGATGCTGAGATTTCGAACCACGAATACCGTCAGTACATTAATGCATTGCTCGCTGATTCGGTTTCGACGCTGGGCGAAGAAGAAATTATGTCGAAGTTTTATCCAGATACGACTGTCTGGAAAAATGACTTCACCTATCATAATGGCGATCCAATGCTGGAGCACTATTATGCACACCCTGCCTTCGATACATACCCGGTAGTAGGGGTAAGCTGGATTGCCGCCAACCACTTCTGCAAATGGCGTACGAATATGCTGGATGATTACCGTACGAAAGAAGGTGGGTATAAATCGTTTGGTTTCCGACTTCCATCAGAAGCTGAGTGGGAATGGGCTGCCCGGGGGGGTAAAAACGGGGCTAAGTATCCTTGGGGGAACCCATACGTAGCTAACGGAAAAGGATGCTACCTGGCAAACTTCAAACCGCAGCGTGGTAATTTCGACGCAGATGGCTATCCATACACAGCTCCAGCAACCGCCTACAGCCCAAACGATTACGGCCTCTATAACATGGCTGGTAACGTAGCCGAATGGTGCCGCGATGCTTATGCCGAAAACACGAATGCTATTGTTTGGGATATGAACCCCGATAACCAGAATGCCGATGAACCTCGTAAAGTTGTTCGGGGTGGTTCCTGGAAAGACATTGCCTATTATCTTGAAACGGGCACACGTTATTACGAATACGAAGATCAAAAGCGTTCTTATATTGGATTCCGTTGCATTATGGACAACCTGGAAGGACGGACTGCATCGGCTCGTGGTAGTAGGCTTGGAGGGAGTAGTAAGAGCAAGAGCAGCAAAAAATCGGCCTCAAAAAAAGTATAA
- the porN gene encoding type IX secretion system ring subunit PorN/GldN, which yields MTEARTIRYAGVLAIAALALAGGEALAQEKANNGTNPNSIRPINENDIMMKKTLWRRIDLKEKQNQSMFSKNNEISKYLMEAVKAGLIDAYTNDSCTTKITAEKFHENLLIPNTGGGLSAEEKAAGFTEDGKNGAKDDGWGNPVKKDDKKPADDGWGSPKKAAAAQPADDGWGTPKKKSIAKNAKGKKGKQVVAPPVEEPKKDTVAVAKASTFSGDEYFPKELNILEVKEDWIFDRKRSRLYYDIQTVTLLLPADKNEAGFEKPIASFKYKDLDKLFRSDPKKFIWYNPQNQAQHKNLADAFDLRLFYGRITKVANPGDQDLIGMYGDREGLIKSYQTEYELMETEHSLWEY from the coding sequence ATGACAGAAGCAAGAACGATACGATACGCCGGTGTGCTGGCTATAGCTGCGCTGGCCCTGGCAGGAGGAGAAGCCCTGGCTCAGGAAAAAGCAAACAATGGTACGAATCCAAATTCGATTCGGCCAATCAATGAGAACGACATTATGATGAAGAAGACCCTTTGGCGTCGGATCGACCTGAAGGAGAAACAGAATCAGTCGATGTTTTCAAAAAATAATGAGATTTCGAAGTACCTGATGGAAGCGGTAAAGGCAGGATTAATTGATGCTTATACCAATGATTCCTGTACTACAAAAATTACTGCTGAGAAATTTCATGAGAATTTGTTGATCCCAAACACAGGTGGTGGACTTTCAGCCGAAGAAAAAGCAGCTGGTTTTACAGAAGACGGTAAAAATGGCGCTAAAGACGACGGTTGGGGAAATCCTGTAAAAAAAGATGACAAAAAGCCAGCTGATGATGGTTGGGGAAGCCCAAAGAAAGCGGCTGCTGCTCAGCCAGCTGATGATGGCTGGGGAACGCCTAAGAAAAAGTCCATAGCCAAAAATGCGAAAGGCAAAAAAGGCAAACAGGTTGTTGCCCCGCCAGTTGAAGAGCCGAAAAAAGATACTGTAGCTGTTGCAAAAGCTTCGACTTTCTCAGGTGATGAGTATTTTCCTAAGGAGTTAAATATCCTTGAAGTTAAGGAAGACTGGATTTTTGACCGGAAGCGTTCACGCTTGTATTACGATATTCAGACAGTAACACTCCTGCTTCCTGCAGACAAAAATGAAGCTGGTTTTGAAAAACCAATTGCTTCGTTCAAGTATAAGGATCTGGATAAGCTGTTCCGCAGCGATCCGAAGAAATTTATCTGGTATAACCCGCAAAACCAGGCTCAACACAAAAACCTGGCTGATGCTTTCGACCTACGTTTATTCTATGGTCGCATCACAAAAGTGGCGAACCCAGGTGACCAGGACTTAATTGGTATGTATGGTGATCGGGAAGGCCTGATCAAGTCGTACCAAACAGAGTATGAACTGATGGAAACCGAACATAGTCTCTGGGAGTATTAG
- a CDS encoding uroporphyrinogen-III synthase, whose protein sequence is MNETSMQSAEARLTKVNRMLVTQSRPADEKSPYFDLASKYNIQIDFRPFIQIQGVSHKDFRRQKINILAHTAIIFTSRNAIDHFFRICQEGRIEVPADMKYFCISEQTANYLQKYIVIRKRKIFNGTKTATELFDLIKKHKNEKFLFPCSNIRRNDIPEFMDTSGLHFTEAVMYETVPTDLSDLDIKSYDIIAFFSPSGVSSLFSNFPEFNQNGIRMAAFGPTTAKAITDAGLTLDIEAPLPNAPSMTGALDLYLKKANN, encoded by the coding sequence ATGAACGAGACGAGCATGCAATCTGCCGAAGCCCGGCTTACGAAAGTAAACCGGATGTTAGTGACCCAATCCCGACCCGCCGACGAGAAATCTCCTTATTTCGATTTAGCCAGCAAGTACAACATCCAGATCGACTTCCGCCCGTTTATCCAGATTCAGGGTGTGTCGCACAAGGATTTCCGGCGTCAGAAAATTAACATCCTGGCGCACACGGCCATTATTTTTACCAGCCGTAATGCCATCGACCACTTTTTCCGGATTTGCCAGGAAGGACGGATCGAGGTTCCGGCCGATATGAAATACTTTTGTATTTCGGAGCAAACGGCCAATTATCTTCAGAAGTACATTGTTATCCGAAAGCGTAAAATATTTAATGGGACTAAAACCGCTACTGAGCTCTTCGATCTGATTAAAAAGCATAAGAACGAGAAATTTCTGTTTCCATGCTCCAACATCCGTCGAAACGATATTCCAGAGTTTATGGATACCAGTGGGCTGCATTTCACCGAAGCGGTGATGTATGAGACGGTTCCTACCGATCTTTCTGATCTGGATATCAAGAGTTACGATATTATTGCGTTTTTTAGTCCGTCGGGAGTAAGTTCGTTGTTTAGCAATTTTCCCGAATTTAATCAGAACGGTATTCGCATGGCTGCTTTCGGGCCTACTACAGCCAAAGCCATTACAGATGCCGGATTGACGCTTGATATTGAAGCGCCATTACCTAATGCACCCTCAATGACGGGGGCATTAGACCTGTACCTAAAAAAGGCCAACAATTGA
- a CDS encoding DUF4271 domain-containing protein, whose amino-acid sequence MKERTSERVKGQRVHILVICIAILVHSSALSLVTFGQSRNTGIGPGGKYYPVHDFHDDFQVYDERTKAYVPYIVELHASQTALSVYIDLESNRQYSLLISAQEDGYLFINAALKRRLRPGQWQVLSIDSLYRVYHQPELFLTIYGAPGLQDKQLFIGYPKSATQKPVVLRDDNLSVRPRIRTIYDDFLGAGLLFLLATHAFLFSFYHRAFLRFYSLRDLISLRAQEESFLINRPLSSTNMLFVLNLSFVIAYLIVFAQSRNIDVFASRELLLSEQHFGWLIGEFFLLSGVAFMSLIGKYIALEIMGGLYRLEEVVNVHYFKILQSSLLFFTFLALLLTIIAYNISTVNWPQNALLIPLIVFYAARLALLYFVIRSLDPIKNLYLFSYLCIVELIPLIIGLRFAI is encoded by the coding sequence GTGAAAGAGCGAACGAGTGAACGAGTAAAAGGCCAAAGGGTGCATATACTGGTCATCTGTATAGCAATACTCGTTCACTCGTCCGCTCTTTCACTCGTTACGTTTGGCCAGTCCCGAAATACAGGTATTGGCCCTGGAGGGAAATATTATCCCGTTCATGATTTTCACGATGACTTTCAGGTGTATGATGAACGGACAAAGGCGTATGTCCCATATATTGTTGAGCTTCATGCCAGCCAGACGGCGCTGAGTGTATACATCGATCTGGAAAGTAATCGGCAGTATAGTCTACTTATTTCGGCTCAGGAGGATGGCTATCTTTTTATCAATGCAGCGCTTAAACGTAGGCTCCGACCAGGGCAGTGGCAGGTGTTGAGCATTGATAGTTTATATCGGGTATATCACCAGCCCGAATTATTTCTGACGATTTATGGCGCTCCCGGCCTTCAGGATAAGCAACTGTTTATCGGTTATCCTAAATCGGCTACGCAGAAGCCAGTTGTCCTGCGCGACGATAATCTGAGTGTTCGTCCGCGTATTCGAACCATCTACGATGACTTTCTGGGCGCGGGGCTATTGTTTCTGCTAGCTACCCATGCCTTTTTATTTAGCTTTTATCATCGGGCTTTTTTACGGTTTTACAGCCTCCGGGATCTGATTTCGTTGCGGGCTCAAGAAGAATCATTCCTCATCAACAGGCCACTCAGTAGTACGAATATGCTGTTTGTACTAAACCTGAGCTTCGTAATTGCCTACCTGATTGTGTTTGCTCAGAGCCGCAACATCGATGTATTTGCTTCCCGGGAATTGTTGTTAAGTGAGCAGCATTTTGGCTGGCTGATTGGCGAATTTTTTCTGCTAAGTGGCGTTGCGTTTATGAGCCTGATCGGTAAGTATATCGCCCTGGAGATTATGGGGGGGCTTTACAGGCTTGAAGAGGTTGTAAATGTTCATTACTTTAAAATTTTACAATCTTCCCTATTATTTTTTACATTTCTAGCTTTACTATTAACCATAATTGCCTATAATATTTCGACAGTAAACTGGCCTCAAAACGCGCTACTGATACCATTGATCGTGTTTTATGCTGCCCGACTTGCCTTACTTTACTTTGTGATCCGTAGTCTGGACCCTATCAAGAATCTTTATTTATTTTCGTACCTTTGTATCGTTGAATTGATCCCACTCATCATTGGTTTGCGTTTTGCAATCTGA
- the porM gene encoding type IX secretion system motor protein PorM/GldM: MAGTKETPRQKMIGMMYLVLTAMLALQVTSAILEKFVLINNSLEQSTIAVNKVNQATVDNIRGTVEKSGNRATDLAIVKQAEDVRKLTSDMISELDKLKEQIVDAGGGRDESGNIKNLSEEEKVAQLMIGTTRNGAAFKLKNDLNTYVDNISKYAGTKYAPLALDGKDDPIANRSPDQRRKDFAELNFAQTPVPAALAVLSQKQADIRRIEGEVLDVLASKVGAQDVKFDKIIAMLSMDSKVVVAGTKFKGQMFLAASSSGIQPRMSLNGGPVRMQDGQGIVEFTAQGGTYDKNGLSRRVLTGSIAYQTPAGLKTVPLSAEYFVAKPSYQIETGTMPPLYLGCANKLSIQSPQLGALWNPNFSADGAAVVSSGEKGKITVVPNSANVSLNISNAGSLLGTERFRVNKVPRPTLEIFVGGTRANDPRGVPVSSARSVRIQAIPDPSFAAYSPDDAKFRTTGATVSLVRGTRRVKFTQVGAGGGSIADLAAEAQPGDRLVIQIDGVQRQNFRGEISDVPMGNPLQQVSLY, translated from the coding sequence ATGGCAGGCACAAAAGAGACACCCCGTCAGAAGATGATCGGGATGATGTATCTGGTTTTGACCGCAATGCTGGCTTTACAGGTCACATCGGCAATTCTGGAAAAATTTGTACTTATAAATAATAGCCTGGAGCAGTCTACCATCGCTGTTAATAAGGTTAACCAGGCAACTGTTGATAATATTCGGGGAACTGTTGAAAAATCTGGTAATCGTGCTACTGATCTGGCTATTGTAAAACAAGCTGAAGACGTTCGGAAGCTTACTTCCGATATGATCAGTGAACTCGACAAGCTGAAAGAACAGATTGTTGATGCTGGCGGTGGCCGTGATGAGTCGGGAAATATCAAAAACCTGAGCGAAGAAGAGAAAGTAGCTCAATTGATGATTGGAACTACCCGTAATGGTGCTGCCTTCAAACTGAAAAATGACCTGAATACGTATGTCGATAATATTTCGAAATATGCAGGTACAAAATATGCACCGTTGGCCTTAGATGGTAAAGACGATCCCATCGCCAACCGGTCTCCAGATCAGCGTCGTAAGGATTTTGCTGAATTGAATTTTGCACAAACACCTGTTCCGGCTGCCCTGGCAGTACTAAGCCAGAAACAAGCTGACATTCGGCGGATTGAAGGTGAGGTGCTTGATGTGTTGGCTAGTAAGGTTGGTGCTCAGGATGTTAAGTTCGATAAAATCATTGCCATGTTGAGCATGGACTCAAAAGTGGTCGTTGCCGGTACGAAGTTCAAGGGACAAATGTTCCTGGCGGCTTCTTCGTCAGGTATTCAACCACGCATGAGCCTGAATGGCGGACCCGTACGGATGCAGGATGGTCAAGGTATTGTTGAATTTACGGCTCAAGGCGGAACGTACGACAAAAATGGTCTTTCGCGTCGGGTGTTGACAGGCTCAATTGCTTACCAGACCCCCGCAGGTTTAAAGACAGTTCCTCTCTCGGCAGAATACTTTGTGGCAAAGCCATCTTATCAGATCGAAACGGGTACCATGCCTCCCTTATATCTGGGTTGTGCTAACAAGCTGAGTATCCAAAGCCCCCAGTTGGGCGCTTTGTGGAATCCCAACTTTTCGGCAGACGGCGCTGCGGTTGTCTCATCGGGTGAGAAGGGAAAAATTACGGTTGTACCAAATTCTGCCAATGTATCGCTAAATATTAGCAATGCAGGAAGTTTGCTGGGTACAGAGCGTTTCCGGGTCAATAAGGTACCTCGCCCAACACTGGAGATTTTTGTAGGTGGTACGCGGGCCAACGACCCTCGTGGCGTTCCTGTTTCCTCTGCGCGTAGTGTGCGTATTCAGGCTATACCTGACCCAAGCTTTGCTGCCTATTCACCCGACGATGCTAAATTCCGGACTACAGGTGCTACCGTTTCGCTGGTTCGTGGTACACGGCGGGTGAAATTTACCCAGGTGGGTGCTGGTGGTGGGTCGATTGCCGATCTGGCTGCTGAAGCCCAACCTGGTGATCGACTAGTCATTCAAATTGATGGTGTACAGCGTCAGAATTTCCGTGGGGAAATTAGTGATGTTCCAATGGGTAATCCATTACAGCAAGTTTCGCTTTATTAA
- a CDS encoding PorP/SprF family type IX secretion system membrane protein, with protein sequence MIRTFYVFAFLSLTMAVSTVLAQQDPQFSMYMYNPLYYNPAAAGSEGVTRVQLTHRTQYMGYQTIGNGDGSAAQSTQLLSFTMPLDKIKSGIGIYALNDKYGPSINQAIQLSYAYRLALKNGTLALGVQAGMFNRGYDFNQFRPTDPGDPLLGGGRINLFKPDIAAGLYYNTTDYWVGLSMNHLNQATYSYTKGYETDQAEPKAYLSAGYRLGFGYNIDIQPSVLLQYSTKQGLPGSVATVNVVGTYDNRIWAGVGYRVKDAVMVTAGINLMRNNALRIGGAFDIVTSGTQIKSGSSVELILGYALPTIDTRKKPIIRTPRFRY encoded by the coding sequence ATGATTCGCACATTTTACGTTTTTGCCTTTTTATCGCTGACGATGGCTGTATCAACTGTTCTGGCGCAGCAGGATCCTCAGTTTAGTATGTATATGTACAACCCTCTTTATTACAACCCGGCAGCCGCTGGGTCGGAAGGGGTAACCAGAGTCCAGCTTACTCATCGGACCCAGTATATGGGCTACCAAACGATAGGGAATGGAGATGGTAGTGCTGCGCAAAGCACACAGTTGCTATCCTTTACGATGCCTTTGGATAAAATAAAAAGCGGTATTGGTATTTATGCGTTGAATGATAAATACGGCCCATCTATCAACCAGGCCATACAGCTTTCCTATGCGTATCGGCTTGCGTTGAAAAATGGAACGCTAGCGTTAGGTGTTCAGGCGGGGATGTTTAACCGAGGCTATGATTTTAACCAGTTTCGGCCTACTGATCCCGGCGATCCGCTCCTTGGAGGAGGACGTATCAATCTGTTTAAACCTGATATTGCTGCTGGTCTCTATTATAATACGACCGATTACTGGGTTGGACTGAGTATGAATCACTTAAATCAGGCTACCTATAGTTATACCAAAGGATATGAAACTGACCAGGCAGAGCCAAAGGCGTATCTGTCGGCTGGGTATCGGCTAGGTTTTGGTTATAACATTGACATACAACCGTCCGTATTGTTACAATATAGTACCAAACAAGGGTTACCTGGATCCGTGGCCACTGTCAATGTAGTAGGTACGTACGACAATCGTATCTGGGCCGGGGTAGGCTATCGGGTTAAGGATGCCGTTATGGTAACAGCAGGCATTAACTTAATGCGAAACAATGCATTGCGGATCGGTGGAGCGTTCGATATTGTGACAAGTGGAACACAGATAAAAAGTGGAAGCTCTGTTGAACTTATTCTGGGGTATGCCTTACCGACCATCGATACGCGGAAAAAACCAATTATCAGAACCCCTCGTTTCCGATATTAA